In one window of Bacteroidales bacterium DNA:
- a CDS encoding DUF5017 domain-containing protein encodes MKKKITSILIPFIFLGYVMFQGGCVKENFDTIPSLKDTSSLITTASISEIKALLTNTAIVSKVKDLATPTFWQTVKSRNISKNVTDIASIVIEGYVTSSDSTGNFYEVFTIQDSIDGRNATGGIDIKVNTSDLYTIYRLKPGQKVLVKLNDLYLGYYRGVYQLGAAIVELGALKLVGIPPAQVPNFIERSGVRKKLEPIDLNIDQVNVSHVQKLIRINNVQFKDPFNAFSIPGVNTNRTLIDCAGKTLILRTSGFSTFAAAQVPSGNGSITGVLSTYDATLQLYIRDLNDIQFTYPRCGSTAPTPNKTIAELKAMCTSTYLYINTDVVISGIVTGNDESGNLYKLLNIQDETGGITFSINIGGLYPEYPVGTKIVVNCNGLCIGKYGGVVQLGMPPYATYVTRLDQNTFYSKVFTIGTGFTVAPISTTADALNDNMINKLITLKDVQFGDSDLGKSWSEPSATTNRNIESISGNKVIVRTSNFANFALTSLPSGSGNITAILTKYSSDYQLAVRDLTDVRLIKPRFSFVLSQGFSSATVGLPISVDGWKTIATAGTKLWSAKAYSGDTYAEMNPYNSGEASNIAWLVSPQVNLAGITNPTLIFQTEYNYWFSLSTLQAYISTDFDGTNVNGATWTQLTGARIVQQADGTNKWVSSGSIDLSQYTGNIYIGFKYSCSGGTSATAYRVDNVKIFSK; translated from the coding sequence ATGAAAAAGAAAATTACATCAATACTGATACCCTTTATTTTTCTTGGGTACGTAATGTTTCAAGGTGGATGTGTTAAGGAAAACTTTGATACTATACCTAGCTTAAAAGATACCTCAAGCCTAATTACTACAGCTAGCATTTCCGAGATAAAAGCTTTATTAACAAATACAGCCATTGTCTCCAAAGTTAAAGACCTTGCCACTCCTACGTTTTGGCAAACAGTAAAAAGTCGCAATATTTCAAAAAATGTGACTGATATTGCTTCAATTGTGATTGAAGGGTATGTTACCTCAAGTGATTCAACTGGAAATTTCTATGAGGTATTTACTATTCAGGATTCAATAGATGGACGGAATGCAACTGGAGGGATAGATATTAAGGTTAATACAAGCGATTTATACACAATTTATAGGCTAAAACCAGGGCAAAAAGTTTTGGTTAAATTAAATGATTTATACTTGGGTTATTATAGGGGTGTATACCAATTGGGTGCTGCAATTGTTGAATTAGGTGCATTAAAACTTGTTGGAATACCTCCTGCTCAAGTTCCTAACTTTATTGAAAGATCTGGGGTAAGAAAAAAACTTGAACCTATCGATCTTAACATAGATCAGGTTAATGTTTCGCATGTTCAAAAACTAATTCGAATTAATAACGTTCAATTTAAAGATCCTTTCAATGCTTTTAGTATTCCAGGTGTTAATACAAACCGAACACTCATTGATTGCGCCGGGAAAACACTTATTCTCAGAACAAGCGGTTTTTCAACATTTGCCGCTGCGCAAGTTCCATCTGGAAACGGTTCTATCACAGGTGTTCTTAGCACCTATGATGCAACGCTCCAATTATATATCCGCGATTTAAATGATATCCAGTTTACCTACCCTCGATGCGGATCAACAGCCCCAACGCCAAATAAAACCATTGCTGAATTAAAGGCCATGTGTACCTCCACCTATTTATACATTAATACAGATGTGGTTATTTCAGGGATTGTAACTGGAAATGATGAATCGGGAAATCTTTATAAATTACTAAACATTCAGGATGAAACAGGTGGAATAACATTCTCTATTAACATTGGTGGATTATACCCAGAATATCCTGTAGGAACCAAAATCGTCGTTAATTGCAACGGATTGTGTATTGGAAAATATGGCGGTGTAGTTCAGCTTGGTATGCCTCCCTATGCAACTTATGTTACAAGATTAGACCAAAACACTTTTTATAGCAAAGTATTTACAATTGGAACAGGTTTTACTGTTGCGCCAATTAGCACTACAGCTGACGCTTTGAATGACAATATGATTAACAAATTGATTACATTAAAAGATGTACAGTTTGGCGATTCTGATCTTGGAAAATCATGGTCTGAACCCAGTGCAACTACTAATCGAAATATTGAAAGCATTTCGGGAAATAAGGTTATTGTTAGAACAAGTAACTTTGCAAATTTTGCGCTAACAAGCTTACCTTCTGGTAGTGGGAATATCACTGCAATTTTAACAAAATATAGTAGTGATTACCAACTTGCAGTCCGCGATTTAACCGATGTTCGACTAATTAAACCCCGATTCTCCTTTGTTCTTTCACAGGGTTTTAGTTCTGCTACTGTTGGTTTGCCCATTTCTGTTGATGGCTGGAAAACAATTGCCACCGCTGGCACAAAATTATGGTCGGCAAAGGCTTATTCTGGTGATACTTACGCTGAGATGAACCCTTATAACTCAGGTGAGGCTAGTAATATAGCATGGCTTGTTTCACCTCAGGTAAATTTGGCTGGAATAACTAACCCAACTTTAATTTTCCAAACTGAATATAACTACTGGTTTAGCCTATCAACATTGCAAGCATACATCTCTACAGATTTTGATGGTACTAATGTTAATGGAGCCACATGGACACAATTGACAGGAGCACGAATTGTCCAACAAGCCGATGGTACTAATAAATGGGTTAGCTCAGGTTCAATCGATCTAAGCCAATATACAGGTAATATCTACATTGGTTTTAAATACTCTTGCAGTGGAGGAACTAGCGCTACTGCATACAGAGTTGATAATGTAAAGATATTTTCTAAATAA
- a CDS encoding GSCFA domain-containing protein codes for MIPAFRTEVDVQPFPFDISYKTPIIFCGSCFTENIGRIMVERKMPALVNPFGVVYNPLSVKLVIERIIQATPLTESDLRFRDGLWYSYLHHSSYSSSDKNKCLAMINYDLSHANKFIKSANCLLVTFGTARVYYLKENNQPVTNCHKVPSKEFNNNLMSVEEIVTSWSELIDLLLSQTPCSKIVFTISPVRHWKDGAVGNQQSKSILNVAIHKLILKYPDNAFYFPSYEILMDDLRDYRYYADDMLHPSKVAVEYIWEKFKKSLIESKSITLMEEIEKVISAVNHKPFNPNIPEHRAFVANTLELIKKIKKKNSSLNFTEEENTLLGFL; via the coding sequence ATGATCCCAGCATTCAGAACTGAGGTTGATGTTCAACCATTCCCTTTTGATATTAGCTACAAAACACCCATAATCTTTTGTGGTTCTTGTTTTACTGAGAATATTGGAAGAATTATGGTTGAGCGCAAGATGCCCGCTTTAGTTAATCCTTTTGGGGTTGTTTATAACCCATTGTCAGTAAAACTTGTTATTGAACGTATTATTCAGGCAACGCCGCTCACGGAATCCGATCTTAGGTTTAGGGATGGTCTATGGTATAGTTACCTTCACCATTCTAGTTACTCCTCTTCAGATAAGAACAAATGTCTTGCGATGATTAACTATGATTTATCACATGCAAATAAATTTATTAAAAGTGCAAATTGCTTACTTGTAACCTTCGGAACGGCTAGGGTATACTACCTTAAGGAGAATAATCAACCCGTTACAAATTGCCATAAGGTTCCATCAAAAGAATTTAATAATAACTTGATGAGCGTTGAGGAGATTGTGACATCATGGTCTGAACTGATTGATTTGCTTTTGAGCCAGACACCATGCAGTAAAATTGTTTTTACGATAAGCCCTGTTCGACATTGGAAAGATGGTGCTGTTGGAAATCAGCAAAGTAAATCAATTCTTAATGTTGCAATCCATAAATTGATCCTCAAATACCCTGATAATGCTTTTTACTTCCCATCGTACGAAATTTTAATGGACGATTTGCGTGATTATCGTTATTATGCCGATGATATGCTGCATCCCTCAAAAGTGGCTGTTGAATATATCTGGGAAAAGTTTAAAAAATCTTTAATTGAATCAAAATCAATAACCTTAATGGAGGAGATAGAAAAAGTTATTTCTGCGGTTAACCACAAGCCATTTAATCCCAATATCCCAGAGCACAGAGCATTTGTTGCTAATACTTTGGAGTTGATAAAAAAAATTAAGAAGAAGAATTCATCTTTGAATTTCACTGAGGAAGAAAATACTTTATTAGGATTTTTATAA
- a CDS encoding alpha/beta hydrolase has product MPLKFNIWSNTIVFHPSFSITHTTLSIIYYLGFLFIFMKMVELLWVTPRNHKLFVWHVSPGTTPKALILFVHGHGEHSKRYLHWAEIFVNKGYAFLTWDHIGHGLSDGQRGHIHHYEQLLLEVDLAITKGKEFFPNMPVILYGHSMGGNIVLNHAIRRCCSVNAIISTSPWLKLTKPISPLLNFLASVLNYIAPFLPMKSSVLPSEISHLDEEVWKYKNDPLNHNRITPKLYVALRNAGEFALKYAKGIKTPVLLMHGEADQITSFNASKEFSTSLNCGTFIPWPNMYHELHNETVRGIVFEEIIKWIDSKMDIDFKKCDDPSIQN; this is encoded by the coding sequence ATTATTTACTATCTTGGCTTTTTATTTATTTTTATGAAAATGGTAGAACTACTTTGGGTTACACCCCGAAATCATAAACTATTTGTCTGGCATGTTTCTCCGGGAACAACACCCAAAGCCCTGATACTTTTTGTACATGGACATGGCGAGCATTCCAAACGTTATCTGCATTGGGCGGAGATATTTGTGAATAAAGGATATGCATTTCTTACATGGGATCATATAGGTCATGGTCTTTCGGACGGTCAACGGGGTCACATTCACCATTATGAGCAGTTACTTCTTGAAGTTGATTTAGCGATTACTAAAGGGAAAGAGTTTTTTCCAAATATGCCAGTAATCCTCTATGGTCATAGCATGGGAGGTAACATTGTATTAAATCACGCTATTCGCAGATGCTGTAGTGTAAACGCTATCATTTCAACATCACCTTGGCTAAAATTGACAAAACCAATTTCCCCATTATTAAATTTCTTAGCCTCGGTACTTAATTACATCGCTCCATTCCTACCAATGAAGTCTTCTGTTTTACCCTCTGAAATTTCACATTTAGATGAAGAGGTTTGGAAGTATAAGAACGATCCTCTCAATCACAATCGAATTACACCTAAATTATATGTTGCCTTAAGAAATGCAGGTGAGTTTGCCCTGAAGTATGCAAAGGGAATTAAAACGCCTGTTCTTTTAATGCATGGGGAGGCCGATCAGATTACCTCGTTTAATGCTTCTAAAGAGTTTTCGACTAGTCTTAATTGTGGCACCTTTATTCCTTGGCCTAACATGTACCACGAGTTACACAATGAAACTGTACGGGGGATAGTATTTGAAGAAATCATTAAATGGATTGATTCTAAAATGGATATTGATTTTAAAAAATGCGATGATCCCAGCATTCAGAACTGA